TCTGGAGAAACGTGATCGCCTTtctttaccttcacattggagcgTTGTATGGGCTGTACCTTTGCTTCACTGCAGTGAAATTTTACACAGTATTATGGAGTAAGTCGCGTCTTGATAGTATCTCTCTTTTGTCATCGAGTATCTAACAGCTTATCTATTCACTGTAACGATGCCCTTCGGTTGGAACGCTTCTTTCCACGATTAGAAATTCAAAACGTCGTGGCATTAAAGTTGCTGATTGGTATGAATTCGTAGAATTTATGATTCAGAATTTACTTTCACTCAGGTATCATAATAAATGGTAATGGCAGTGTTCTGTGAAATAAATTAGCATTCGACAACATTCTCCCGAAACTTTATGAGCAGCAGCGTCTTGACACATGGATGAACACAGTATACGCCAGAGGCCTCAAAATGACATTAATATAACGATGATAGTGATGATATCTAGCAATTGAAAGTCTAATGACAAAAATTCCTATAAATTTCTGTTAGGTTGAAATTAGGCAAATATAGgtgatatttttaattttaaaaagctttgagattatttgaataatttgtgGAAAAGAAGCACAGTGTCCTAAATTTGTTAAGTTAGTTTCTAATCTCTGATTATGTTTCATCTTTCATCgggtaatatttaaaaaaacattATACTTTAGTAACATATTTATTATACATGAATAGAAACTGTAGCATATTAAATAAGCACTCCAGTAAATTGAATATGCTCTGCCTCTTTTTGCTAAACAATTTATTTGGCAAATAATGATCACACTAGAGACACGATCGGATAAACTGACATGATACACGAAGCTATTACTTTCCAAAGCGATATAACAGTTACTATTATGCTTGCTATATGGGTCATAGGTAAACTATATAAAGTAGAAATTGTAGAACGTTAATTCGTGGTGATTTCAATCGAACGGTAATTTTCATGATCAATTTTATGTCCCTTCATGGGCTTTTAAGAACATGGTATATCCTAGCTCGCAAAAAGCACTTCAAAGGAATGTTGATGCAGCATCCTTCTTTCCTTCTTTCTTAGAAACCTGTAATGAAAGCTTGTGTACGGTTCATAACGATTAACCTTCTGTTCAGTTAGCCTGCAATGTGAGTTCTGAATATGTATGTAGGaagtaaaaaataattgaataatacCTGATGAAAAAGAATTAAGTGGGAGAAATAATTACACcttattttattaaatgaatCGAACGTGGAAAATTGACTTGATTACATAacagaattttaattttcagcACTCTTCGTAGCATATACAGGGGCTTTAGGTGTCACAGCTGGTGCTCACCGATTATGGGCTCATCGATCATACAAAGCAAAGTGGCCGCTCCGAGTCATGTTGATGTTCTTTCAATGTATAGCGTTTCAAGTAAGATTCCTCTTTTTTTACTGTATATATTTAGTGTATGTATTTAGTATATACTTAGTACTCACTAATTCAGGTGTATCAGATCTAATATTCGGACAGCAAAGACTTCTTAAACTATTTTCTTcagagattgaagatagaaaagcAATTTTGCCTCAAATTAATAAGAGGatgtttttcatttttaaatttatctttcattatttttagaTAAATTAAAACTTGCTTTCATGGGAATGTATACGCTATATTTATTTCCAAAAAGTGTTTCAAGTTATTCTGAAGACTGAAGCACACGATTTTGTGTCAACTGGCAAAAAAATTTATAGATTATGTATCGTTTCAAATTATTTCAGATTAAGAACGTTAACAAATCAGAGTTATTAGTTAGCGAAAATCATAACAGACAATGATCAGTCGACTGTGGAAGTTTATAAAATTATGAGAAATTTAAATTTGCAAAATAATGCAGAatacacacagtttgcaaaaatatataaaatatctaaAGCACACGTTATAATATTATTGTTTAAGAGTGGATATCTGTATTTAAATTCCATTTCTTTGAAAACGtgaattttcataaaattccGCAGTCTAATGATTAGACACATATTCTATAAATATAGAAAAAGTTATGTAATAGTTCAATATTTTCAATACGCTGAGATTCTACtaattcataaataaattgaatgattgaaacAAAGCTTCCAAAAggacgtaaaaaatgaatagttCACAGTACCCCAAGGTTATTACTTGAACTGCGTTTCCACTTATTTATAACAATAGTTTATTGATAACTTAAAAGTAGAACGCATCAAATTTGAGCGTTATTGCGCAGAATCATATCTACGAGTGGGTGAGGGACCACAGAGTGCATCACAAATACACGGACTCGGATGCAGATCCACACAATGCGCAAAGGGGATTCTTCTTCTCTCATATAGGCTGGCTGATGGTTCGCAAACACCCTGACGTGATAAAGAAGGGTGCCAACATTGACATGACCGACCTGGAGCAAGATCCAGTTGTTGTTTGGCAGAGGAGGTAGACTCAGACTTCCTTAACATATTTTCTACGAATGTTCAAAAGAAGACACTTGCTCTGCAACATAAGAACTTGCGTTTTCTGTTCCTTACAGACTTTATATTATCTTAATGCCACTGTTTTGCTTCATACTTCCCACGTGGATACCTGTCTATGCTTGGAACGAGAAAGCATTGTACGCCTGGTACGTCACAGTGTTTAGATATACCCTGACTTTAAACCTGACGTGGTTAGTGAATTCTGCAGCACATATTTGGGGCATGAAACCTTACGACAGGTACGCaataattgttttttttttaatcagtTACAGTGTGTAACATAACAATAATGTTACTACACATAAGCTTAGGCGCACACGACTGACAATTTCGTCGGTCTAACTAAAAGCCGATTACATGcttaacagaattttatatattGATTCTTTTCTTTATTTACGTTAATGAACCCCAAATGGGGATATTAGCAATATTCATTGTAATACAAATGTTACATAATAGCTTAATATACAAATAAATCAGAGGAACGAGTAGCGTTCATTGTATGTCTAACAATAAATTCTAAGAGAGTAGACTTATAAGAACAAACGATGCATTTTGACATACTTGTGCATAATTAAAAACGGTATAATATACAGTTTACCTAGAAAGGCATCTATGAGGAGAAATGAATTTTCAATTACGATGTGTCTGAATCAGGTTATTTCGTTCAGCATCTTACATACTCATTGCCTTTTTATCTATTAAATAGAATGATAGAGAAAGGATTGTTCACTCTGTAATCGGCTTTAGACAAACCAACAAAATTATTGAACAGTTAGAACTTACTAGAGCATAACTTTGTTAAGATTATCTCTTTTCCTTCTTATGGTAATTTAACGTATCATTCATGGcataatttcaaaaataatcATGTTTGAGTAATTAGTAAAAAAAAACGAATGATTTTTGTTGTTTGTAAAGATATGTGAGGCATCAAATGCAGAAGTGGACTAAGTcacatttttcaaaattgagttaGTAGCATTAATTTACTGCCAAGAAACCCTGGGGTTAATCTGTTGTTGCTCTCAATGCTTCGTACATATATTATTTCGTTTTTTGGAAAATTTTGCAGAATTTTTAAGGGGTAGTCGGGAAGACCAAAGTCaagttatttaggattgaaacctAAATAGGTACTCTCAAACTGTTCGATAGCCTCAAGCCTAGTAATTATTCCACTAAGTGAGAAGTTTAATTGCTTTGAGTTGCAATTGTATGTCTGACAATGTGTGCTTCTGGGTTTGACCAACTCTTGCTTAAATCGAAACTATTCAAGTCCCAAAGCGCATTTGTTAATTATTAAAAGCCCAGGTATTCCTTTCTTAATTTCATAAGGACTAACGATTACTTGATTAGTTAACGACTTCTTTTTACCGTGAAATTAATGAACCATTCTTTAAACTGAAATACAATAACTTTTGTCCTTTACTTTGTACAAACAAATTATTTTAACAATACAAATATGGCTCGTGATTAGAAAATAGTATTTTTTGTTTAATACAGACGTGTAATAGACATTAAAGGAATCCATgaatataataaaatgtattaaactttttttttatAGAGCTAACAAAAAAACAGtaatatcaattttttttacatttctctTAATAATATACTATCAAGATATGGATATGTTGTTGATTATGAGATTCATTTATTCAATTTCGAGCAAAAAAGTATGAAATTCTGCgcgttattattttatatttttatttttattctttatatttatttatcggAGAAAGCCATACGTAATTTACAAAACATCCTCACAGAGGTTGAATTGGTTGTGAAAGTTTGGGTTAACTTTCCACGATATTCTGCGTTAAGCAGCCTCAGCACGGGTACCATTTAAAGATGGGTGACCACCGATCCCTTTAGTGTGTGTGTAGTGTGTGTGTTTCAAGTAGGAAGTTGTGTGTGTTAGTGtgtataataattaattaaattatgaaCCAAAAGAAAAAGTAATTAAAGCACACAACACCGCCCTACTACACACCCACAATCTCTCGTATGTGGTGTTTGTGTCTTTCTCCTTCTTCTCTTCTTCTTGATTCTCCTTTGCCCAACACATGCATCATTCTTCTTGATAGAGCGATGTATTCAGAGCAAAGGTAGAGTAAAGATAACATTTGTGTTGTGATCCACCTGGTTTCGAAGTTGTTAAGTGTCGAAATCGGAATTCAAATGTATCGAACAAACTCATTTTTTGCGCAAACAAATCATATTTTATGTTAAATCCAGTTATTCTACTTTTTTCGATAAATATTATATAGAGGAACAGatcaaacaaattttaatttctagatattcaatatttgaatgtttgaatatttaatttgaaatatcttaatttcaatatttaattttctaagAAGTATAACTTCTAAAATTTTAGAAGTCTTATTTTGTTTGAATTTCTGGATTCCAATTTACAGAATAAAATTGCTTATTTAGCTTCTTACAAATAGCTTCGCGTGACGATTCAAAAAGCATCGTCTATCCCCTAATTATAGACATTTGATCTACACAATAGTGGCATGAAATTTGACAagctttttatttacttttagaACAATTGGCCCCACCGAAAATGTCAGTGTTGCATTGTTTGCGATTGGAGAGGGCTGGCACAATTATCACCACGTGTTCCCTTATGACTACAAAGCCGCTGAATTAGGGAACTACAAATTGAATTTCACAACAGCATTCATCGATTTTTGTGCTCGAATAGGCTTGGCATACGACTTAAAATTTGTCCCAGAAAGCGTGGTACTAAAGAGGGCAACCAGAACCGGTGATGGATCAAGGTACGCATTCGATTCGTTTTTTCCTTTAAGTTTTGGAATATTTCTTTCAGTAAATTGTACTAAATGCACATTAATCTATATAGATGGTTTCAGTAATTGTATATTTTACATCCATTACAGATAAAGCTTTTCTAAAGATTAGAATTAAGTAGtctataaaaaattcaaaatataaaCTTGACTTATTTAActtatttttatatacatacataaaaaTATATTCATGGCAGCATTGATATTCAATATCGCTTAGTTTCAAAATTTCCAATAATTCAATTTCCTTAAAGTTTTCTAATATAGTATCTGActtaaaatatattaattaaataattttaatttcatctAATACCTTAATtaatcaaaaatatttttattctgaaAAGAAATAAAGTTACTAGAAAGTACTAGATGACCAATAATAGAATTTACGATGCTGAAAATATGTACAATGTGCTTGaacataaaaatattaatatttgatgAAAATTGCTAATATTAAATAG
The Calliopsis andreniformis isolate RMS-2024a chromosome 8, iyCalAndr_principal, whole genome shotgun sequence DNA segment above includes these coding regions:
- the LOC143182433 gene encoding acyl-CoA Delta-9 desaturase-like codes for the protein MAPNLFGTSAALYLEASQQNVHREKSSAEKENTQKFLAQQPSNVQPKYKWRIVWRNVIAFLYLHIGALYGLYLCFTAVKFYTVLWTLFVAYTGALGVTAGAHRLWAHRSYKAKWPLRVMLMFFQCIAFQNHIYEWVRDHRVHHKYTDSDADPHNAQRGFFFSHIGWLMVRKHPDVIKKGANIDMTDLEQDPVVVWQRRLYIILMPLFCFILPTWIPVYAWNEKALYAWYVTVFRYTLTLNLTWLVNSAAHIWGMKPYDRTIGPTENVSVALFAIGEGWHNYHHVFPYDYKAAELGNYKLNFTTAFIDFCARIGLAYDLKFVPESVVLKRATRTGDGSRCPADNDVHSHADHKWGWGDSDIKPEEIQQVEIIHKCE